In the Malus domestica chromosome 16, GDT2T_hap1 genome, one interval contains:
- the LOC114822093 gene encoding senescence-specific cysteine protease SAG39-like — translation MEYINQYYCKCIILALIFMLGALSSQATSRTLQDASMYGRYEQWMARYGRVYSDINEEEKRFNIFKENVAFIESSNNDANKLYKLSVNQFADLTNEEFKASRNRFMGHECSAKTTSFKYENVTAPPTVDWRNKGAVTPVKDQGQCGCCWAFSAVAAMEGITKLTTGKLISLSEQELVDCDTSGVDQGCEGGLMDDAFQFINQNHGLSTETNYPYTGVDGTCNTKKEANHAAKITGHEDVPANSEEALLKAVANQPISVAIDAGGSDFQFYSSGVFTGTCGTSLDHGVTAVGYGVSADGTKYWLVKNSWGTEWGEEGYIRMQRGVEAKEGLCGIAMEASYPTA, via the exons ATGGAATACATTAACCAGTACTACTGCAAATGTATTATTTTGGCTTTGATCTTCATGCTGGGAGCCTTGTCTTCTCAAGCCACTTCTCGCACTCTCCAAGATGCATCAATGTATGGGAGATACGAGCAATGGATGGCTCGTTATGGACGTGTATATTCTGACATTAACGAGGAGGAGAAGCGCTTCAATATTTTCAAGGAAAATGTTGCCTTCATAGAATCTTCCAACAATGATGCAAACAAACTTTACAAATTGAGCGTCAATCAATTTGCAGACCTTACGAATGAAGAATTCAAAGCCTCGAGAAATAGATTCATGGGGCACGAATGTTCCGCAAAGACGACTTCTTTCAAATATGAAAATGTTACTGCACCACCAACTGTAGATTGGAGAAACAAAGGAGCTGTGACACCAGTCAAGGACCAAGGCCAATGTG GATGTTGTTGGGCTTTTTCAGCGGTGGCAGCCATGGAAGGAATTACTAAGCTTACAACTGGTAAATTGATATCTTTGTCTGAGCAAGAGTTGGTTGATTGTGACACAAGCGGTGTAGATCAAGGTTGTGAgggtggtttgatggatgatgCATTTCAATTCATCAATCAAAACCATGGGCTTAGTACCGAGACTAATTATCCTTACACCGGTGTTGATGGTACTTGCaacaccaagaaggaggccaaccATGCAGCCAAAATAACTGGTCATGAAGATGTGCCAGCAAACAGTGAAGAAGCCCTTCTGAAGGCTGTTGCAAATCAGCCAATTTCTGTTGCCATTGATGCTGGAGGTTCCGATTTTCAATTCTATTCAAGTGGTGTCTTTACAGGAACTTGTGGAACGAGTCTTGATCATGGGGTTACCGCTGTTGGTTATGGAGTTAGTGCTGATGGGACTAAATATTGGTTGGTGAAGAACTCATGGGGCACTGAATGGGGTGAAGAAGGATACATAAGAATGCAGAGAGGTGTTGAGGCAAAGGAAGGTCTTTGTGGCATTGCTATGGAAGCCTCTTACCCCACTGCATAA